A stretch of DNA from Alistipes sp. ZOR0009:
CATGGGAGCCGTAATTTCTAGATGCAGCGGATTTCCGATCTCACCAATTTTGAAAACGGAAAGGCTATCTGCCGATTTAGTGCTGCGCGAAGAGGCAAAGCATGCGTACGATTTATCGGGATTGGGTACAAATAGAAAATCATCATAGGGGCTGTTGATGGGAAAACCTAAATTTTCGGGGGCGCTCCATTCTTTTGACTCTTTATTGTAGGTTGCTTTGTAAATATCAAACCCTCCAACGCTGTATAGGCCTTTAGATGCAAAGTATAGGGTGGAATTGTCAGCGCACATGTAAGGGTAACTCTCGTCGAACGGTGAGTTTATCGAGCTAGGTAGCCGTTGAGGACGGCTCCATGTGTTGTCAGAAAGCTTTTCTATATAGTACAGATCTAAGCTGTTGGTTTCTCCCAGCCCATAGCTGGCGTAAACGGAAATGTCGCCAACTGCTCCTCCGTCTTTTTTCGAAAAAATTAGCGACTTATTTCCCTTTCGTTTATCTACGACGGTTTTTAGGTTATCTGGGATGGCGCCAAACCCAGCATCCTCAGCGTAGCTATCGTATGCCTTGTAGAACTCGGACGAAGGGACTTCTGCCGTAGCGATGGGGGTTACTTTAGCTGCGTACTTTAGCATATTTTGTCCGTTAGAGGCAGCGCTGGCAGCCATTTCGATGGTTGTTTTGGAGATATCGGGAGAGCCTCCGTTCATCATAAAACGTTTGTAGTACTCCAACGATTCGTCAAATCGGTAAAGGTAGCGGCACACCTCTCCAAGGTAGTAGTATACCATAGAGGGAACTTCCTTGGTGGAACTTATTTTTAGGTACTTATATGCTTCATGTAAATTTTCGTTGGATAAAAAGTAGGCCACACCAACTCGGTAGTTGAAGGTGGGATCTTCTGGAAAGCGGTTGAGTAGCGTGCGGTATATCGGGATAGATTGCGCATACTTCCCTTTTGCAAAAAGGTCGTTAGCCTCGGACGACGAGCCGGTTTGTGCCTCCCCCCTAAATCCCAAAAAAAGAAGTAGCAGTAATGTTAGGTATTTCTGAAGATTATGCATAGCCAGTTGAAATTTACCTCGCTAAAATAGCTATTCGTAGGGGTTTAACAACCTAAAAATCATCAGCGATATTAAAAAAGCCCATATTTTATCAGATTTATTTCTTAGTTTTATTGTAAAATTATTGGATATGGCAGCACTACAAATAGGAGATGTAGCTCCTCATTTCGAGGGACGCGATCAGAACGGAGAAAAGATTAGCTTGAGTGACTTCAAGGGGAAGCGTTTAATTCTGTACTTTTATCCCAAAGATAACACCCCTGGATGTACCGACGAAGCGTGCAGCCTGCGCAACGGATGGGAGCAACTCAAAGCTCAAGGTTTTGAGGTGGTTGGCGTAAGCGCCGATTCCGAGGAGTCGCATAAAAAATTCATAGCAAAGCATAGCCTTCCTTTTACGCTGGTTGCCGATACCGACAAGGTAATTCTGGAGGCTTACAACGCTTGGGGTGAAAAGAGCATGTACGGTAAGAAGTACATGGGGGTTATCCGAAAAACTTACGTGATTGACGGCAACGGGATCATCGAGCAAATTTTTGAAAAGGTAAAGGTGAAGAGTCACGATCAGCAGATTTTAGACGCGTACAAAAAATAACATTCCATAAAATGACCGCTGTAAAACAAGAAATTAACAAGGACAAGCTAAAAGCACTTCAGGCGACCATTGATAAAATTGAGAAGGATTTTGGTAAGGGGGCTATCATGAAGATGGGCGATAAGCCTACTCAAGATGTTCCAGTTATCTCTTCTGGTTCTATTGGCTTGGATGTCGCTCTGGGTATCGGTGGATATCCTCGCGGACGTGTGATCGAAATATACGGGCCAGAGTCATCTGGTAAGACAACGCTTGCCATTCATGCTATTGCCGAGGCTCAAAAAGCAGGAGGTATTGCTGCCATTATTGATGCCGAGCATGCTTTCGACCGTTTTTATGCCGAGAAGCTGGGCGTTGATGTGGAAACGTTGCTAATCTCTCAACCCGACAATGGAGAGCAGGCCTTGGAAATAGCCGATCACCTAATCCGTTCTGGAGCAATTGATATTGTGGTAATCGACTCTGTTGCGGCACTTACCCCTAAAGCTGAAATTGAGGGGGACATGGGCGAAAATAAGGTTGGCTTACAGGCTCGTTTGATGTCTCAGGCGCTTCGTAAGCTAACGGCAACTATTAGCAAAACCAACACGACCTGTATTTTTATCAACCAGCTGCGCGAAAAGATTGGCGTTATGTTTGGTAACCCCGAAACAACTACAGGGGGTAATGCGCTTAAGTTCTATGCTTCCGTGCGTATTGATATCCGTAAGAGCACCCAAATCAAGGATGGTGAGGATGCTACGGGTACGCGCGCTAAGGTGAAGATTATTAAGAATAAGATGGCTCCACCTTTCCGTAAAGCCGAGTTCGACATCATGTACGGCGAAGGTATTTCGAAGATTGGTGAAATTATCGACCTTGGTGTGGAGTATGAAATTGTGAAGAAAAGCGGCTCGTGGTTTAGCTACGGCGACACTAAGTTGGGACAAGGACGCGATGCGGTTAAGCAGCTGCTAAGCGATAACCCCGAGTTGGCCGAAGAGCTCGAAGGAAAAATACGTGCAGCCCTTACTACGGTGTAGGGATAGCCTAAGCGATAAAAACAGGCCGTTGCTCATGCAGCGGCCTGTTTAGTTTTGCATCTATCAATATTTATTATCTAAAAGATAACCGCTATTTTCTTACTTTTGCAGCCAATAAATTAGGCGAGAAATGATATCTATCAATAATGTAACCGTTTCGTTTGGGGGAACCGACCTCTTTTCGGGCATATCCTTTATGATTAACAAGCGCGACCGTATTGGTCTTGTTGGTCGTAATGGTGCCGGTAAGTCTACCTTGCTAAAGGTAATTCTCGGCGAGCGCCAGCCCGATGGAGGGGTGATTGCTATACCCAGCGAGGTTACCATCGGATATCTACCTCAGCAGATGAAGGTGAACGATACCCGATCGGTGGTGGAGGAGACGCTAACGGCTTTTGAACACCTGAAGGCCTTAGAGCGAGAGCTCGAGGAGCTGACAACCCTCATTGCTTCGAGAGAGGATTATGAGAGTGATGAATACGCTAAGCTGTGCAGCCGGTTATCCGATGCCAACGAGCATTACCATATGCTTGGTGGAGGTAACCAGGAAGGCGAGGCAGAGCAGGCTCTTCTTGGTTTAGGTTTTAAGCGAGAGGAACTCGAGCGCCCTACATCGACTTTTAGCGGAGGATGGCGCATGCGCATAGAGCTAGCCAAGCTGCTGCTACGCCGCCCGTCGGTGCTGCTGCTTGATGAGCCCACCAACCACCTCGATATTGAGTCTATCCAATGGTTGGAAGCCTACCTGAAGGATTATCCTGGCGCGCTGGTGTTAATTTCGCACGACCGTGTTTTTCTGGATAATGTGACCGACCGAACCATCGAAATATCGTTGGGTAAGGTGTACGACTATAAAACGTCTTACAGCCACTATGTGGAGCTGCGCAAGGAGCGCCGCGAGCAGCAGTTGGCGGCCTACACCAACCAGCAAAAGCAGATTGCCGACACAGAGGAGTTTATAGAGCGTTTCCGCTACAAGGCTACCAAAAGTAACCAGGTGCAGAGCCGCATTAAGCAGCTCGAAAAGCTCGATATTATAGAGGTAGACGACGAGGATAACTCCCGTTTGAACATCAAATTTCCGCCAGCACCCCGATCGGGACAGGTGGTGGTGGAAACCAAGGAGCTAGGTAAGAGCTTCGGCGAGAAGCACGTTTTTAGCGGAGCCAATATTGTGGTGGAGCGCGGAGAAAAGGTGGCGCTCGTTGGCCGTAATGGCGAGGGTAAATCGACTTTGGCCAAGATTTTAATGGGCGAGCATCCCAAAACAAGGGGCGAATACGCGTTGGGGCACAACGTAAAGATTGGCTATTTTGCCCAAAACGAAGCCGATGTGATGGACGGAAATATTACCGTCTACGATACCCTAGAGCACGTTGCTGTGGGAGATATTCGTACCCGTTTGCGCGATATTTTGGGAGCATTCCTATTTCGTGGCGAGGAGGCCGATAAGAAGGTAATGGTGCTTTCGGGAGGCGAACGGTCGCGATTGGCTATGGCTCGGCTAATGCTCGAGCCTCACAACCTGCTGATTCTCGACGAGCCCACCAACCACATGGACATGCGCTCGAAGGATATTCTAAAGCAGTCGTTATTGGACTACGATGGCACGCTGCTGGTGGTATCGCACGACCGCGAATTCCTCGATGGGCTGGTGAGCAAGGTGTACGAGTTTCGCGATGGGGTGGTAAAAGAGCACCTCGGGGGCATTCAGGAGTTTCTCTCCAAGCGTAAGATGGAGCGCCTGCAGGAGCTGGAGCGCAAGGCAACGCCGCTGCAGTCGGGCAAGAACGACGGTGGCGTATCAGATGGTAAGCAGTCGTACCTCGAAAAGAAGGAGCTCGACCGCCAAATTCGCAAGGCCGAAAACCTTGTTGCTAGCATCGAAAAGCAGGTGGAGGAGCTGGAGGAGGCGGTTGCCCGCATGGACGAGATGTTCAGCAACCCATCCGACCATAATATAGACCCTTCCGATCCGGAACTATTTAAGAAGTATAATGCCCTTAAGAAATCCATAGAGGAAAAAATGTACGAGTGGGAGATAGCCCACGAGGAGCTGGAGGGGCTAAAAGGATAGCATTGGGGCGAAGTAACTTTCGCCCTTTTTTTATTCTGCTGCCTAAAGGCAACGGAAAGAGCCGTTTTCTTTAAGCTGTAAAAATGGAGAGTTGCCTCCAGCTTACCAACCAGCCTCCCCTTAAGTCGCAAGGCGTCCGTAAGCCTAATGGTAGCGCCGATAAGCGGTGCATTACGTCTATAAGCGCACTTGAAACCTTGCTGCACGGTGGATGTATCCTGCAAGAGTAGTTGAAATCTTGCTGCACGGTTGATATATTCTGCAAGAGTAGTTGAAACTTTGCTGCACGGCGGAGATATTCTATAAGGGTAGCTGAAACTTTGCTGCACGGCAAAAGTAGCCTACAAGAGTAGCTGAAGCGTCAAGGATAGGTAGCAAGCGTAACAAAACGGCACCATTTTGCAACCTTCGCTACGGCTATCCGTAAAACTTAATCGGATGAAATAGTATTAACCGATTAAAATCTAACTTTATGCTAAAGTTAAACGTAGCCCGTGCGCTAAAGCTTAAGGGGATTGACGATGTTACCAGCTACCTTAAAAAGCTAGGTTACCAACGCACAAAGGCCTACAACATATCCAACGGCAGGCATCGAATGGTGGAGCTGGCCGACATGGAGCATCTTTGCCTGCATCTCCGCTGTACGCCCAACGACCTACTGGAGTGGACGCCCACCAAGCCTACCGACGATATGGCCGAACATCCGCTGCAGGCCATCCGCCGAAAGGATAGCGCGGTGGCCCTGGTGGAGCTCGTGCAGAGCCTGCCTGTGGAGGATATGGCAGAGGTGGAGCGCTTCATCCTAGAGCGGCACAAGGGGCAACAGCCATCAACGTAAAAGCCCGACAGCATGGCCGGGCTTTGGGTATGCGGTGCGGGCGTTGGCTATTTCAGCGTAATGAAGTTGTAGTAGTCTTTTACGCCAACATCAAATCTTCCTTTGCTTAGAACCACCCGCGAGCCATTACCTCTATCTCCAGCTAGCTCAAAGTAGCCAGATATGATCATTTGGCTATATTTTTTGTCGATTAGCACCTTCTGGACACGGTTGAAGGTCAACTTTCCGGTGGTGATATGGAGCGGCTGCGTTGCGCCATCATCATAAACGGTAACAGCAACAGCGGGGTCGGACAACGAGATGGATTTTCCGTTGAGTGACTCTATCTCCTCAATAGCCTTAAGCGTAAGCGCGGTAGTTTTGATCGCGAGCACGGTTGTTTTCCCATTTTTATCGAAGTAGTTCTCGCCGATGTAGCCCTCAAAACGGAATTCGGTGCTGGTGCTCGATGCGTATATGGTTACTGGCTTCGAGACTTGCTCGTTGGTAAATGCCTCTTCGTTTAGGTAGGCTCCAAAGGTGTTGTAGCCCCACTCGGTGTAGGCGGGCAGGCGGGCGTCGTCGGGATCGGGAATAAAGATGGATTTTCGGAGATCGGACTCCCTGCTGCAACCAGCTACTGCAAAAAGGGCTACTATAAGGTAGGCTATGTTTTTCATTTTCTTAGTTTATGGGATAGGAGATGAATAGCTGCACGCCGATACCAGCCTTGCTGGTTACGATCGACGAGGTGTTGTTGCTGAGGATGTAGGCAGGAAGCAGCACCTCGAAGTTGGCGTTGAGGCTGTGCTCCTTGCCGAGCTTAAATCCGATACTGGGATTAAACGTGGAGAGGAACGACGCTGGAGCGCCAAGCGAATTGGCTACCAGATGCTCGTAGGGGCGCATGGTTGGGCTTACCAGATCGACTTTGGTGCGGTGTCCTACCTTGAAGCTGAGATCGAACCCCATTTTTACAAATAGCCGAAAAAAGCGGGGGCGCATGGTGTACATTCTCATCTCTAAGGGAATCCCTAGATAGTCGGCCGACTGCTTCACGTTTCTGGCTTGGGCGTATTCGGTGAGTGTCCCGTTTTGGTTGTAAAGAATGTAAAATTTGGAGGTGTTGCTACTTAGATTCCAAAAATCGTCGCGCTCAATAGTACTTTCGAAGTGGGTGTAGCGAACTCCCGAAAGTAGGGTCAGATAGCCATCGCTCGATAGGTATTCGCCTTTAATACCGGTATAGAAGCGGTTAAGGGAGGTTTCTATTTCGTCGTGTGCGGTGCTTTCCCATAGCGAGATGGAGTTGGTGGCTCTAATAGAGGCGCTCTCCCTAAATTCCGAGACGTAGGTGGATGTTCCACTTTCGATCCCAATCCGTAGTTTGCCAATTTCCTGCGCTTTGGCTTGTGTAAGCAAAAGGGTGGCACCAAGTATACATAAAACGTTGTTGAGGTATCTCATGCGGGAGCTTTTTCAGGTTGGTTTTTGCGAAGATAGCCGTTTTCGATCCGCATCGATTCTAAATTTTATATATTTTGAACGAATGGTAGAGGATTGTCTAGCTTTTTACCTTTTATGTTGTTTATCTCCTCATAAAAAATGATGCCATGAAATGGATTACGATACTGCTAATGCTGCTTGTTGTAGGTGGTGTTGCGGCGCAGCAGAAGGATGTCAAATCGAAAAAAAGAGGAAAAATGGAGCTACGTAAGCTAACACCCGAGGAGGAATACGTGATACTTAAGAAGGGAACTGAGCGCCCTTTTGTGGGAAAGTACGATAAGTTTTTTGATAAAGGAACCTACGTGTGCCGGCAATGTGGCGCTCCGCTCTACCATTCGGATAGCAAGTTTAATTCGGGTTGCGGCTGGCCTGCCTTCGACGATGAGATTAAGGGGGCAGTAAAGCGCACCACCGATGCCGATGGGCGTCGCACAGAGATAACTTGTGCCCGGTGTGGAGGGCATTTGGGGCATGTTTTCGTAGGCGAAGGTTTTACAAAGACAAACACGCGCCACTGCGTTAACTCCATCTCGCTGGAGTTTATTCCCGATAAAAAGTAGCCTTCGAGGCAATATGCACAGAAAAGCGAGGAGCCCCATTTAAATGGGAGCTCCTCGCTTTATATTATACCAAGATGTTAACCTTTTGCATAGTCCACGCAGATGCGCGCTTCGGTAATTTGCTTTATAAACTCAACCACCTTTAGGTGCTCGGGGTGCACGGCGTAGGCTTCCAGATCGCGAAGCGTGGTGAACTCGCTTTCTAATATCAGATCCCAGTTTCCTTCGGGAGTGCCAGGGGCGTTTATCCCTACGTGGATGTAACGGATCTCATCAATCACCTCTCTTAAACCTTCGAGCCGTTCTTTTGCTTCGAGCGCATTTTGAAGCTTACTTCTTCCGTTTACCTCACTCTTTAGTTTCCAGCAAACAACGTGTTTTACCATATAGCTTATTTTGCGGCAAATATATTAACTATGGCGTAAGTTTAAAGTAGGTAGAACTGTTTAAATCGGTGTGGTAGCATCTGTTTTACGCAAAGCGCTTGTGGCTGCATTGGCTAAAACGAGTAGGCTAGCCCAACGCTCAAAATCTCCTTAAACTGAATTTTGCTGATTACGTTATCGTCGTAAATCAGGTTGGTAGTAAGCGTGGTGGCCAAATATTTGTTTACCTTCATAAAGAGTATCATCTGCCAGTTGACGTCGATATTCTGGGGCTTGTCGTTGTAGCTGGAGAAGAGCTGCAGCGATGTTTCGATGTTTACGTTTTTGATGATATTCTCCTTCTTGTACTTTGCGGCAACTACAGCACCCACTTCCGATTTGCTATGCTCACCTGGCGTTACGCCAAAGGCGCCAATGCTCGAGAGGTAATCGTTGCGCACAAAGGTGTACTTGGCCGATATGGGCGAGATGAGAATGGAGAGCGTTTGGCTTTTGTTGATAAACTCCATACCCAACGAGGTAATCAGAAACGCTGGAGCAAAGAATTGTGAGGTAAACTTTTTTGGATCGACCCCGTAGTCGTAGCCGTTGGCAAATTGCGTTTGGAGGTTGGCGCGTGCCGAGTAGTACCAATGGCCCGACGCCTTATAGCCAAATTGGGAGTTGAGGCTAATTTGATCGTTCACCTTTTTTGTCCCCTTACTTTCGAGATGCTGAATTCCGTAGCCTAGGTTTACTCCATTTTGCCAAATAGACTTGCTCCAAGTACGAACAGCGTTTATATTGAAGATGCTGTTTAGGGAGTAGGTGTTTTCGCCTCCCGCAGTCCAGTTGCTCAGAGCCACCTGCGAAAACCCTATGCTTCCTTCTCCTTTAACTGCCCATCCATATTTAATGGAATCTTTAGGCGCTTCCTGTGCGCTGGTGTACGCGCATAGCGCCATCAGTGCTACCGTTAGTAATGTTAATCGTTGCATACTAAATAATATTTGCGGTTTAGTTGATAAACTGATAACCTAATCTACTTGTTCAGTTAACGTCTATTGTAAAATAAGTAACGAATTTTAGAACTGCCAAAAATGGCAAGTGGTTTCGGTCTGATTTTTGTTAATTTTGGAATTCAAAATATTAAATGAATGAGCGTAGCAGAGAACAACTCTACCATGCAGCAGGAGCAAGAGCCCGAAAAGATGAAGAAATCTCTTGGGGTAAGGTTTAGGGAATACTCCTTAAAGGTAAAAGATTTGATGGTTGACCCCAACGAGAGCGATTTTACGAAAAGTATCTCCATTTCGGTGGGCGTTTTTATTTCGATAGTTCCGGCTTGGGGATTACAGACCTTAATTGCTGTTGGTGCGGCTTTTCTGTTTAGGTTAAACAAGCCGCTGGTTATTGCGGCTAGCTATTTGAGCGTTCCGCCGATACTTGGCCCAATTTTGGTTTTAAGCATGGGGCTAGGGGCTTTTTTTGTAGATAAGGCGGTGCATATAACGTTAGCAACAGCCAACTACGATTTGGTAATGGCTGCGCTGCATCAGTACATAATAGGAAGCGTGGTGCTTGCGCTGATTGCTGCTCCCGTTTTTGGAATTCTAACCTTTGGAATTCTCAAGATATTTGTAAGAAAGCGAGCCTAGGTGCTCGCTTTCTTCGTTAATTGACTTTTTTAGGGGAGAGGGGCTTTTTCTCTATAATTTCACCTTTACTGTTCACCTTTGTTTTATAGGCCTGCTTTTTCCCATCGGTACCAACTTCGAAGAAAAAGTATTCGTTATCTCGTTCAACTTTTTTCTTTACGCTGGAGTAGCTGCTTTCTAATTCGGGCGAAATGGTTTTACCCATTTTCCGTTTTTCGTCAACCTTTCGAAGGAAACTTTTCAGCTCGTTAATTCCTTTAGGAAACTCCTTAAATTCGTTGCTATAGATATCGGAAATGCTATAGTAAGGGATTGTGCTTTCTGGATCGTACTCTTTGGCCTTGTTGAAGCTCTCTATGGCATCTGAAAATCTTCGAGTTTTTTCGAATATGTTGCCATACTCGATATAGCCCATAAATAGCTTGGTGTGATCGGGCTTTAAGTTGTCGATGGCCTTGGCAATATATCTTAATGCGTTTTTATTATCGTTAACTTCGTAGTACGACTTGCCTAGATAGTAGGGGATTTCGAACATTAAGCTATCCATATCTACGCTTTTGTTGTAAACCCGCTGTAAATATTCCGAAGCATCGAGATAAAATCCTTTTTTGAAGCTGGCAAAGCCGCCCAGCTTGTCGCAGTAAGTTTCGGTGCTATCACCGTCGTTTATTAGATTCTTTATGTAGGTAAGGCACGAGTCAATCTCCTCATTTCTGTAATGGGCGTTGGCAATATTGCGGCGGAGTAGAATTGCTAGGCGTGAGTTTTTGTCGGGAAGCTGTGCAAGCCCCATTTGGGCAGTAGCAATACTTTCAGTGTATTTGTTATTCGCTATTTGCGCGCTGGAAAGGAGAAGCACTGTTCCGATATTGGAAGAGTCGAGCTGAACTGCCTTTATGTAGGCCGGAAGCGCATTTTTTGATTCGTTGTTAGATTCGTATACGCGTCCTAGATTTCGGAAGTAGGATGCGTTGCTGCTATCTATAGCGCAAAGTCTACGAGCAAAAAAGAGGGCGCTTTGCATGTTTCTACTGCTAAGATAAAATTTTAGCATCAGGCTAAGGGCTTGCGTATTGTTGGAGTCGAGCTCGTTAACTTTTTGTAGGGAGAGCAGAGCCTTGTCCTCCTCGCCTTTGGCGAGGTAAACTTCGCTAAGCAGCAGGGATGTTTTCACATCGTTAGAGTCGAGTAGGTAGGCTCGGTTGAGGTAGTCGATGCTTTTGCTGTAGCTGTTCTTGTCCTTGTAGGCAAGCGCCAAACGACTGTACACCTTTTTAGATGGTTGTCCAGTTGACAGCAGCTGTTCGCCAAACCTGATTATGGCCTCTCTATCGTCGTTTATGATGGCGCGGTTGTACTCCTCGCGTTGTGCGAAGAGGGTAGTGCTGCTAAAGAATAGAAGTGTTGATACTAAGATTTGTAATGCTTTCATGGGTAAGCGTTAGATTCGGTTTCGTAGGATTAATTTAAGCACTGCCGAGGGGGGCGGCAGTGCTTAAATTAATGCTGACTTGGGAGACTTAATTAAGTGTATAGCTTAAAATGAAAGATTTAGGATTGTTTGTAAGAATGAATCGCTATACCTACTTTTTCCCAATTATGTTTGCGCCAGTTAGAACTTTTGATTCTGAGGTGCCTTCTACTACAGTCATTTCAATTACACCATTTTTCCCCTTTTCTCCATACTTTGCAACGGCACTTTCTCCTTTTAGAATAGTAATTTTATCTACGGTTCCGAGGTTGTTAACATCTCCTGTGTACTCTTTGCCGTTCACGATTTTGAGAACCTTTGATAGGTCTTCGCTCGTTTGTGTAGATTCGGGAGCCCCGTCGAACTTAAACTTAATAGGGAAGGTAAACGATACTCTTACTGGCTTTCCCTTCTGCTTTCCTGGATCCCATTTGGGAGAATTCTTAACAATTCGGATGGCCTCTTGGTTGAGAGAGGGATCTGTGCCTCTGAGTATTTTTACGTTAGAAACTTCACCTGATGCTTCTACAATGAACTGTACATATACGGTTCCTTGTATTCCTTTTTTTGCTGCCTCTTCGGGGTATTTCAGCTTTGCACCTACGTACTCCCTAAAGCCTAAGCTGGCCTCTTTACCATTGAAGGTGGGCATGTCCTCGGCAACTAAGTAAATTGCCTCTTCTCCTTTACCTTTTTTTGAGACCTTTGTCCAATCGGAGAGCATGTAGTGAATAGGGAAGGTGAAGGAAATTCGTACTGGCGTTCCTTTTATTTCGCCTGCTTTCCATCCAGTTGCTTGAGATACTACTCGTATGGCCTCCTTATCCAGGGATGGGTCAACTCCTTTTAGAATATTTACATTGGAAACAGAGCCATCTTTTTCTACAATAAACTGTACGTAAACGTTTCCTTGGATGCCGTTTTTAAGAGCAACCTCAGGATATTTAAGGTTCTTAACAATGTACTCTCGGAAGCCTAGAGTTGCATCTTTACCTTTAAAGGTGGGCATCACTTCAGCAGTATTGTAGATCTTATCATCCTGAAGTGTTGCTTCACTTGCTAATTGAGTAAAATTGGTGGATGCATCGTTCGAAGTTGAGGTTGCGTTATTTTTCGATATCTTATCAACCCCCATTTCCACGGTAAACGAGGTAAGCGCGAGTGCCGATACGAATGCTACTGGAACGAGTATTCCTTTTACTCGTAACCATGCTGAATTACGATTTTTGTTCATCATCTTGATGCGTTTTTTAATAAGGATTAAGCTGAAATGGTTTACCGGAACCACCTCTCTCCCTACCGTGGCGTTTACCAGCGAGGCTTGATACTCGTACGTGTCGATTCCGAGATCGACAACCGCTCGGTCGGCGGTGTACTCGTGGTTTTCGACAATTAGCCGCTTAAGCATCCACGACGCTGGGTTAAACCATTGGAACACCGTAAATATTTCGCCTAAAAGCATATCCAACGAGTGCCAATGCCGGCTATGAACGCGCTCGTGGATGAGCATCTTGGTTAAATCGCGGTGTTCAATTAGCTTCTCGGGAAAGACAATCCATCCAAAGAAGGCAAAGGGGGAGATGGCCGCGCGGGTCACCTTTATTTGGTAGCTATCGATAGCCAAATTTTTTGCGGTTGCAATGATATAGATTACTCTGATGTACGAGCCTACCATTTTAAGCAGGAAAATGGCCACTCCAGTAAGGTAAACGGTAAGAATAATGTTGCAGGTGCTGCCCCAATCGCCGTTGGCGCTGGTGCTGCTGGGGGTAACTACGAGTTCGGGAATATTTATGGTGTAGGTTGGGCTTATGACCACCGCCGGAAGTAAGTTTCCCTGCGAGGTTCCCTGCTGCATGGTTAGAATGGGAACCACTACGCTCCAAACGATTGCTCCAACCAGATAGAATCGGTTTCGGACGAGCGTCTGGTCGGCCGATAGGGCTGCCTTAAAGAGCAGCATCAGGAGCAGTATACTTAGGGATGCTTTCCCTAAGTATATTAGAAACTCGACGGTCATGATTCCTTCTTATTTTGTTTTACCATCTCGAGGATCTCCTTCAGGTCGTCTTCGGTAAGCTTCTCGTTTTTGGCAAAAAACGATACGATGTTTTTGTACGAATTCTCGAAGTAGCTATTAACGAAGCTCGACAGGAAGCTGGAGGTATACTCCTCTTGCTTTACAATGGGGAAGTAAACGTTTACGTTTCCGTAGGTTTTGTG
This window harbors:
- a CDS encoding tetratricopeptide repeat protein, whose translation is MKALQILVSTLLFFSSTTLFAQREEYNRAIINDDREAIIRFGEQLLSTGQPSKKVYSRLALAYKDKNSYSKSIDYLNRAYLLDSNDVKTSLLLSEVYLAKGEEDKALLSLQKVNELDSNNTQALSLMLKFYLSSRNMQSALFFARRLCAIDSSNASYFRNLGRVYESNNESKNALPAYIKAVQLDSSNIGTVLLLSSAQIANNKYTESIATAQMGLAQLPDKNSRLAILLRRNIANAHYRNEEIDSCLTYIKNLINDGDSTETYCDKLGGFASFKKGFYLDASEYLQRVYNKSVDMDSLMFEIPYYLGKSYYEVNDNKNALRYIAKAIDNLKPDHTKLFMGYIEYGNIFEKTRRFSDAIESFNKAKEYDPESTIPYYSISDIYSNEFKEFPKGINELKSFLRKVDEKRKMGKTISPELESSYSSVKKKVERDNEYFFFEVGTDGKKQAYKTKVNSKGEIIEKKPLSPKKVN
- a CDS encoding M56 family metallopeptidase; translated protein: MTVEFLIYLGKASLSILLLMLLFKAALSADQTLVRNRFYLVGAIVWSVVVPILTMQQGTSQGNLLPAVVISPTYTINIPELVVTPSSTSANGDWGSTCNIILTVYLTGVAIFLLKMVGSYIRVIYIIATAKNLAIDSYQIKVTRAAISPFAFFGWIVFPEKLIEHRDLTKMLIHERVHSRHWHSLDMLLGEIFTVFQWFNPASWMLKRLIVENHEYTADRAVVDLGIDTYEYQASLVNATVGREVVPVNHFSLILIKKRIKMMNKNRNSAWLRVKGILVPVAFVSALALTSFTVEMGVDKISKNNATSTSNDASTNFTQLASEATLQDDKIYNTAEVMPTFKGKDATLGFREYIVKNLKYPEVALKNGIQGNVYVQFIVEKDGSVSNVNILKGVDPSLDKEAIRVVSQATGWKAGEIKGTPVRISFTFPIHYMLSDWTKVSKKGKGEEAIYLVAEDMPTFNGKEASLGFREYVGAKLKYPEEAAKKGIQGTVYVQFIVEASGEVSNVKILRGTDPSLNQEAIRIVKNSPKWDPGKQKGKPVRVSFTFPIKFKFDGAPESTQTSEDLSKVLKIVNGKEYTGDVNNLGTVDKITILKGESAVAKYGEKGKNGVIEMTVVEGTSESKVLTGANIIGKK
- a CDS encoding BlaI/MecI/CopY family transcriptional regulator yields the protein MEKLTRQEEKVMLAVWKTGEGTVKDVLENYPEKKRPHYNTLATVIKVLESKGFIDHKTYGNVNVYFPIVKQEEYTSSFLSSFVNSYFENSYKNIVSFFAKNEKLTEDDLKEILEMVKQNKKES